A single genomic interval of Brevundimonas diminuta harbors:
- a CDS encoding ArdC family protein produces the protein MKADIYQTVTDSIIAMLEAGVRPWAPGHNAKACGLPVIPTRANGEAYRGLNVALLWGAAEMKGYRHHTWMTFNQAKALGGCVRKGEKSSPVVYWGTFKAQADDADEGDDGKARLFAKGYAVFNVEQIDGLPASFYEPATVEPSETRIAKADAWAVATGADIRHGGSQAFYSPKGDFVQVPPFAAYGEPERYYSTLCHELTHWSGAKARLDRQFGKRFGDKAYAFEELVAEMGAAFSCARLGIENETREDHASYLASWLNVLKADKRAIFTAASKAQAACDYLFELASKAEIKPVERPSVPTGVICLPDLSGLSSEPVSAHASDDGDDDPTPPVAPSPAPVSTGVAAGFLSRLSAFKGGRVRAPSRVAACKVRTVDDIVQDITAPAEPVAKPARPFHPRRDPSLCEFLSIRGICDDGGELRGRDLDRWHREAPFRRKLVRADGVSLETAARQAWEAGYFDDVAVPTMDSTDNMHPVTPEMLIAAMDRELRDDYAHVWGDHDAEFFA, from the coding sequence ATGAAAGCTGACATCTACCAAACCGTCACGGATTCCATCATCGCCATGCTTGAGGCTGGCGTCCGCCCTTGGGCGCCCGGTCACAACGCGAAGGCTTGCGGTCTGCCGGTCATCCCGACGCGGGCGAACGGCGAGGCGTATCGCGGCCTGAACGTCGCCTTGCTGTGGGGCGCGGCCGAAATGAAAGGCTATCGTCACCACACTTGGATGACGTTCAATCAGGCGAAGGCGTTAGGCGGATGCGTCCGCAAAGGCGAGAAGTCATCGCCTGTCGTCTATTGGGGAACCTTCAAGGCTCAAGCCGATGATGCGGACGAAGGCGACGACGGCAAGGCCCGTCTGTTCGCGAAGGGCTATGCGGTTTTCAACGTCGAACAAATCGACGGCTTGCCCGCCTCGTTCTATGAACCGGCGACGGTCGAACCTTCCGAGACCCGGATCGCGAAGGCCGATGCATGGGCGGTCGCGACGGGCGCCGACATTCGCCACGGCGGTTCCCAAGCCTTCTATTCGCCCAAGGGTGACTTTGTGCAGGTTCCGCCGTTCGCGGCGTATGGCGAGCCGGAACGCTACTATTCGACCTTGTGCCATGAACTGACGCATTGGAGCGGCGCGAAGGCCCGGCTTGATCGCCAGTTTGGAAAGCGGTTCGGCGATAAGGCTTATGCGTTCGAGGAATTGGTCGCCGAAATGGGCGCGGCCTTCTCTTGCGCCCGCCTTGGGATCGAGAACGAAACCCGCGAGGATCACGCCTCTTATTTGGCGTCATGGCTGAACGTCCTGAAAGCCGATAAGCGCGCGATTTTCACGGCGGCGAGCAAGGCTCAAGCCGCTTGTGACTACCTTTTCGAACTGGCCAGCAAGGCCGAAATTAAGCCCGTGGAGCGGCCTTCCGTCCCGACTGGCGTTATCTGCCTTCCTGACCTGTCTGGCCTATCCAGCGAGCCGGTTTCGGCCCATGCGAGCGATGACGGCGACGATGATCCGACGCCGCCTGTCGCGCCTTCGCCCGCGCCTGTCTCGACTGGCGTTGCGGCCGGTTTCCTGTCGCGTCTGTCGGCGTTCAAGGGAGGGCGTGTCCGCGCGCCTTCCCGCGTCGCGGCTTGCAAGGTCCGCACGGTCGATGACATCGTGCAGGACATCACCGCGCCCGCCGAACCTGTCGCCAAGCCCGCCCGCCCGTTCCATCCGCGCCGTGATCCGTCGCTATGCGAGTTCCTGTCTATCCGGGGCATCTGCGACGATGGCGGCGAACTTCGCGGGCGTGACCTCGACCGCTGGCATCGCGAGGCGCCGTTCCGTCGCAAGCTTGTTCGGGCGGATGGCGTGTCCCTTGAGACGGCTGCACGTCAGGCATGGGAGGCGGGCTATTTCGATGATGTCGCCGTCCCGACGATGGATAGCACCGACAACATGCACCCGGTCACGCCAGAGATGTTGATCGCGGCGATGGATCGCGAACTGCGCGACGACTACGCCCATGTCTGGGGCGACCATGATGCGGAGTTCTTCGCTTAG
- the flaF gene encoding flagellar biosynthesis regulator FlaF: MSLQAYTAATARAESPRDLEYRLFGQVTRALVHASTVDESDIATRIDALDWNRRLWSTLAGECSDAGNALGAPMRAQIISLSLFINRHSSAIMRGEESFQDLIDINRMIMQGLSGGASPTQ, encoded by the coding sequence ATGTCGCTTCAGGCCTACACAGCGGCGACAGCGAGGGCTGAGAGCCCGCGCGACCTGGAGTACCGTCTGTTCGGTCAGGTCACGCGCGCTCTGGTTCACGCCTCGACCGTCGACGAATCCGACATCGCCACCCGTATCGACGCGCTGGACTGGAACCGGCGTCTCTGGTCGACGCTGGCCGGCGAATGCAGCGATGCAGGCAATGCTCTGGGCGCTCCGATGCGCGCGCAGATCATTTCCCTGAGCCTGTTCATCAATCGCCATTCCTCGGCGATCATGCGGGGTGAAGAGAGCTTTCAGGATCTGATCGATATCAATCGCATGATCATGCAGGGCCTGTCCGGCGGGGCGTCGCCGACGCAGTAG
- a CDS encoding tail fiber domain-containing protein, translating into MSGLTITTLAQQIEDLIGKSEQQTKAVTAWLGGSADGGPNNDGRYPFVDLGGREILVPSPASFSDMTSGPAAQASVAKVAAELARDLAKGHADRSDAQRILSEAARGAAVDARNLAQEHRNHAGNHEANARYWAELAQGSGQSTSEDREIVEQLAEEVADNAALVAQDALDAAASAALAATFDPNLFDKKSDTLASSRLEGMIDPARIPVLVGQTPVVSTGGITNLTTVQQNGIRPGTLVATMDGRRWVYSGSGAKNVEANYIEQGDVTPVWSVIADKPSFFPSNIVNVAGLQSALDGKSNVGHGHVIADVANLQAALDARSLTGHVHAWTTITDRPTIFPSDIANVSGLQAALDGRAAAGHVHAWDTITGKPSTYPATAHLHNITDVNGLLDALNGKIASGSAATVTNLKFNTGLLYPDGNHSVLKTGAAGSERYWRFDQNGWFYGLSGGLYIATNAHIAGDQLRVGPADSGSRTDVNRGWVELRNDSNGYGPYIDLSADSTTDYHARLAWAGGRFDLQSTTSLHLTARGTNNHVRAYSETGKQNGDVLTEGGAEQTLSKQLTFSSTQNPQDAAAFATLEVRGSGGGYGAWMKFHRPGAYGTYFGMFEDGKWGFGGWSTGATIYEFWTSKNLDANGLMRRYCDGWNTTTDGNERFYFASNGRSYYRSRGGHEFRNADDQRVVSIDNGGFLEATSGLSTLGNYLKIRGGSPTIYFKDTDSRSAMIHVNSNVMHFLRGSGNDSEAWETVNGRWPLTINLENNEATMGGSINAENGNVYTQSFYATSQVYSGFGHWFRVRGTGSGIYWEQHGGGFHMSDNDWVRVYNGKNFYCSAQVRANTVVGESDRRLKTNIAPITDAMSKVRALEGVTFDWIASGMASLGFIAQDLETVLPTLVTEDADGIKGVQYGPVVALLVEALKDADARIGRLEGRV; encoded by the coding sequence ATGAGCGGGCTGACGATCACCACTCTCGCCCAGCAGATTGAAGACCTCATCGGAAAATCAGAGCAGCAGACGAAAGCCGTCACTGCTTGGCTGGGTGGGTCCGCCGATGGTGGACCCAACAATGACGGCCGCTATCCCTTCGTGGATTTGGGCGGCCGTGAAATCCTCGTTCCTTCGCCCGCATCGTTCAGCGACATGACCTCCGGCCCGGCGGCGCAAGCCTCCGTTGCCAAGGTCGCGGCCGAACTGGCGCGCGATCTGGCGAAGGGTCACGCCGACCGCTCCGACGCCCAGCGCATCCTTTCGGAAGCGGCTCGCGGCGCGGCGGTCGATGCGCGAAACCTCGCGCAGGAACATCGCAATCACGCTGGCAACCATGAGGCCAACGCGCGCTATTGGGCCGAACTCGCTCAAGGCTCCGGGCAGTCCACATCGGAAGATCGCGAGATCGTCGAGCAGCTTGCCGAAGAGGTAGCCGACAACGCCGCCCTTGTGGCTCAAGACGCTCTGGATGCAGCAGCGTCAGCAGCTTTGGCCGCGACGTTCGATCCGAACCTATTCGACAAGAAATCGGACACGCTCGCCTCGTCCCGACTGGAAGGCATGATCGACCCGGCGCGCATCCCGGTTCTCGTCGGTCAAACGCCCGTCGTCTCGACTGGCGGCATCACCAATCTGACGACCGTCCAACAGAACGGCATCCGACCCGGAACACTGGTCGCGACCATGGACGGTCGCCGCTGGGTCTACAGCGGATCGGGCGCCAAGAATGTCGAAGCCAACTACATCGAGCAAGGCGACGTGACGCCGGTTTGGTCCGTAATCGCGGACAAGCCGTCGTTCTTCCCCTCGAACATCGTCAACGTCGCGGGGCTGCAATCAGCCTTGGACGGCAAATCGAACGTCGGCCATGGCCATGTCATCGCTGATGTTGCGAACTTGCAAGCGGCCCTCGACGCGCGGTCGCTAACTGGTCACGTCCATGCTTGGACGACCATCACGGATCGTCCGACGATCTTCCCTTCCGACATCGCCAACGTCAGCGGCCTACAGGCTGCGCTTGATGGCCGGGCGGCGGCGGGTCACGTCCATGCTTGGGACACGATCACTGGCAAGCCTTCGACCTACCCGGCAACGGCTCACCTGCACAACATCACCGATGTTAACGGTCTGCTGGACGCCCTCAACGGGAAGATCGCCAGCGGTTCAGCGGCGACGGTGACCAACCTGAAATTCAATACCGGCCTTCTTTACCCAGACGGCAACCATTCGGTTCTCAAGACGGGCGCGGCTGGCTCGGAACGCTATTGGCGGTTCGACCAGAACGGTTGGTTTTATGGTTTGAGCGGTGGCCTCTACATCGCGACGAACGCTCATATTGCGGGCGATCAACTGCGTGTTGGCCCGGCCGACAGCGGATCACGAACCGACGTGAACCGTGGTTGGGTCGAACTACGAAACGACAGCAACGGCTACGGCCCATACATTGACCTGTCTGCCGATAGCACGACTGACTATCACGCCCGTCTGGCATGGGCTGGCGGTCGCTTCGATCTCCAATCCACGACCTCTCTTCACCTTACCGCACGGGGAACGAACAACCACGTTCGCGCCTACAGCGAGACCGGCAAACAGAACGGCGACGTTTTGACAGAGGGCGGCGCCGAGCAGACCCTTTCAAAGCAACTGACGTTTTCTTCGACCCAGAACCCCCAAGACGCGGCGGCATTCGCTACGCTCGAAGTTCGGGGGTCGGGCGGCGGCTATGGCGCGTGGATGAAGTTCCACCGTCCGGGCGCCTACGGAACCTACTTCGGCATGTTCGAAGATGGGAAGTGGGGCTTCGGCGGGTGGTCTACCGGCGCGACGATCTACGAGTTCTGGACCTCAAAAAACCTCGATGCCAACGGCCTGATGCGTCGCTACTGCGATGGCTGGAACACCACCACAGACGGAAACGAACGCTTCTACTTCGCCAGCAATGGACGGTCGTATTACCGCTCGCGCGGCGGCCACGAGTTCCGAAACGCGGACGATCAGAGGGTCGTGTCCATCGACAATGGCGGCTTCCTTGAAGCGACCAGCGGGCTTTCAACTCTGGGAAACTACCTCAAGATCAGAGGCGGTTCGCCGACCATCTACTTCAAGGATACCGACAGCCGTTCGGCGATGATCCACGTCAACTCCAACGTCATGCATTTCCTGCGTGGCTCTGGCAACGACTCGGAGGCATGGGAGACCGTCAATGGCCGCTGGCCTTTGACGATCAATCTGGAAAACAACGAAGCCACGATGGGCGGCAGCATCAATGCCGAGAATGGCAACGTCTATACCCAGAGCTTCTATGCGACCTCACAGGTCTACTCGGGGTTCGGACACTGGTTTCGTGTCAGAGGCACCGGCTCGGGCATCTATTGGGAACAGCACGGCGGCGGCTTCCACATGTCCGACAATGACTGGGTTCGCGTCTACAACGGCAAGAACTTCTATTGCTCGGCACAAGTCCGCGCCAACACCGTCGTCGGGGAATCCGATAGGCGCCTTAAGACAAACATCGCTCCGATCACCGATGCCATGTCCAAGGTCCGCGCCCTTGAAGGCGTGACGTTTGATTGGATCGCGTCGGGCATGGCCTCGCTGGGCTTCATCGCCCAAGACCTTGAGACCGTTCTGCCGACCCTCGTCACCGAGGACGCGGACGGTATCAAGGGTGTCCAATACGGTCCCGTCGTGGCCTTGCTTGTCGAGGCTTTGAAAGACGCCGATGCCCGGATCGGTCGGCTGGAAGGGAGGGTCTAA
- a CDS encoding HNH endonuclease codes for MEIEMEKCRKCADALTPGVNWSASRVRKPDRICSPCNSAAAAVWNRAHPEARQGTQKAYRKNNLNKLASDNNRRRAVKLAALSPDRDEAKIAAVYALANRLTARFGRPYHVDHIVPLAKGGLHHENNLVAMRGDYNSAKKDKIVPTLISFFAGRSLMSPFHYHGQPVSAADAIAMLKNRKDHARYRLNAKRGRDERDGTILRQLWAMVRGEL; via the coding sequence TTGGAAATCGAAATGGAGAAATGTCGAAAATGCGCTGATGCGTTGACGCCGGGAGTGAACTGGTCAGCGTCACGAGTGAGAAAGCCCGACCGGATTTGTAGCCCCTGCAACTCGGCCGCCGCTGCGGTCTGGAACCGAGCGCACCCCGAAGCGAGGCAAGGCACACAGAAAGCGTATCGCAAGAACAACCTCAATAAGCTTGCCTCTGATAACAACCGCCGTCGCGCGGTGAAGCTGGCTGCTCTGTCCCCTGATCGGGACGAAGCCAAGATCGCGGCTGTATATGCGCTGGCCAATCGCCTGACCGCGCGGTTCGGCCGCCCGTATCACGTCGATCACATCGTTCCGCTCGCCAAAGGCGGGCTGCATCACGAGAACAACCTCGTGGCCATGCGAGGCGACTATAATTCGGCGAAGAAAGACAAGATCGTTCCAACGCTTATTTCGTTTTTCGCGGGGCGTAGCTTGATGTCGCCCTTTCACTACCACGGTCAACCCGTGTCTGCGGCTGACGCAATCGCCATGCTCAAGAACCGCAAGGACCATGCTCGCTATCGTCTGAACGCAAAGCGCGGGCGCGACGAACGCGACGGCACGATCCTTCGTCAACTCTGGGCGATGGTCCGGGGCGAGCTATGA
- a CDS encoding tyrosine-type recombinase/integrase — protein sequence MKVRELLRYCEVHEWRGARSKATLRTNIKQLAALIGEEDIADLHYTRLKKLASDLETYGRKAAAPATVKRKLDTLSNALTIATRMTNDDGSPVLKAKPTFPTFDINNIQERTISDAELADMFEVIAARREAEPHRDWSRFDAFMRFLLATACRRGEALRVWPGHIEQRDARHFVIFERYTTKSKKPRIVPLSAEIVRLLPALRLQAGNGPLFPFTASVLWGMWKAVRQDMAGRGHDFSLVRYHSTRHTTLTKAMKRHPIALVSKLAGHASIQITADRYGHLSADDLVGMVDEIAA from the coding sequence GTGAAGGTCCGCGAACTCCTGCGCTACTGCGAAGTGCACGAATGGCGTGGCGCCCGATCCAAGGCCACCCTCCGCACCAACATCAAGCAGCTTGCCGCTCTGATCGGCGAAGAGGACATCGCTGATCTGCATTACACCCGGCTCAAGAAACTGGCGTCAGACCTTGAGACTTACGGCCGGAAGGCGGCGGCGCCCGCGACCGTCAAACGTAAGCTGGACACCCTGTCCAACGCCCTGACCATCGCCACGCGGATGACGAACGACGATGGCTCGCCGGTCCTGAAAGCCAAGCCGACTTTCCCGACGTTCGACATCAACAACATCCAAGAACGCACGATCTCCGACGCCGAACTGGCGGACATGTTCGAGGTCATCGCCGCCCGGCGCGAGGCCGAGCCGCACCGCGATTGGAGCCGGTTCGACGCCTTCATGAGGTTCTTGCTGGCCACGGCCTGTCGGCGAGGCGAGGCGTTGCGGGTCTGGCCGGGACACATCGAGCAGCGCGACGCCCGGCACTTCGTGATCTTCGAACGCTACACGACCAAGAGCAAAAAGCCCCGGATCGTCCCGCTGTCGGCCGAGATTGTCAGGCTGCTTCCGGCACTGCGCCTACAGGCGGGAAATGGCCCGCTCTTTCCTTTCACCGCATCGGTTCTCTGGGGAATGTGGAAGGCGGTCAGGCAGGACATGGCCGGGCGCGGCCATGACTTCTCGTTGGTCCGCTACCACTCCACCCGCCACACCACGCTGACCAAGGCGATGAAGCGACATCCAATCGCGCTCGTGTCCAAGCTGGCCGGTCACGCCAGCATCCAGATTACGGCAGATCGCTACGGCCACCTGTCGGCTGATGACCTCGTGGGTATGGTGGACGAGATCGCGGCTTGA
- the terL gene encoding phage terminase large subunit: protein MISSNLTLADVLRQSFIAFVRYVWKHVLGLPKPTRIQEDIARFLESGSTRRAIQALRGIGKSFLTCAYVVWRLWKDNNKTVLIVSAGETGAADNASLIKGIIYHEAGDKLWGSLRPGRDQKSSTLAFDVGGKGADKQPSVKCIGITGQLPGNRADIIIGDDVENPRNSWTEDQRDKLRHLFGEFSNIIKPLDTSEIIVLGTPQTAESIYNGLPQRGYTVRIWTARYPLADKLANYGAALAPMLLADIERDPKLCEPVGLSKLGGAPTDPDRFTDAKLIENELDGTAAEFMLQMMLDVTLSDAERYPLKTSDLIVMDVDPRRGPVSMAWTSAPEYQIKDVENVGWSGDRLYRPFNVSELWSDFTGSVMHIDPSGSGKDETAYVVTKFLGTRIYIRKWGGFVDGTSTETLTKLAEIARDEKVNLVMVEDNFGDGMFRQLLSPILARKHPCKLEGHKVSSMKEKRIVGALEPVMKQHRLVIDLAVVREDLKADSLRRGLFQMTNMTVVRGALRHDDRIDVLAQAAEYWRPYLNADEEKHERQHLDRLDREFEKKFFAGTNVGSLLNKGRVRARGRRMR, encoded by the coding sequence TTGATCTCATCCAATCTGACGCTCGCCGACGTTCTTCGGCAGTCCTTCATCGCGTTCGTCCGCTACGTCTGGAAACACGTTCTCGGCCTCCCCAAGCCGACGCGCATCCAAGAGGACATCGCCCGCTTCCTCGAAAGCGGCTCCACCCGCCGGGCCATCCAAGCCCTTCGCGGTATCGGCAAGTCCTTCCTGACATGCGCCTACGTCGTCTGGCGTCTTTGGAAGGACAACAACAAGACAGTCCTAATCGTCTCTGCTGGCGAGACAGGCGCGGCTGACAACGCCTCACTCATCAAAGGCATCATCTACCACGAGGCGGGTGACAAGCTGTGGGGTTCGCTGCGTCCCGGCCGCGACCAAAAATCCTCGACGCTCGCGTTCGACGTGGGCGGCAAGGGCGCCGACAAACAGCCCTCCGTGAAATGCATCGGCATCACGGGCCAGCTACCGGGCAACCGCGCCGACATCATCATCGGCGACGACGTTGAGAACCCACGAAACTCATGGACCGAGGATCAGCGCGACAAGCTCCGGCACCTGTTCGGCGAGTTCTCGAACATCATCAAGCCGCTCGACACGTCCGAGATCATCGTCCTCGGCACCCCTCAAACGGCAGAGTCGATTTACAACGGCCTTCCGCAGCGCGGCTACACCGTCCGCATCTGGACCGCCCGCTATCCACTCGCCGACAAGCTGGCGAACTATGGGGCCGCACTGGCTCCGATGCTGCTCGCTGACATTGAGCGTGACCCCAAGCTTTGTGAGCCTGTCGGCCTGTCGAAGCTCGGAGGGGCGCCGACCGATCCCGACCGCTTCACCGACGCCAAGCTGATCGAAAACGAACTGGACGGCACCGCCGCCGAGTTCATGCTTCAGATGATGCTCGACGTGACGTTGAGCGACGCGGAACGCTACCCGCTTAAGACCTCCGACCTCATCGTCATGGACGTTGACCCACGACGCGGGCCGGTCTCCATGGCGTGGACCTCCGCGCCCGAATACCAGATCAAGGATGTCGAGAACGTCGGATGGTCAGGCGACCGTCTCTACCGGCCGTTCAATGTCTCGGAGCTTTGGTCCGACTTCACCGGCTCGGTGATGCACATCGACCCCTCCGGTTCCGGCAAGGATGAGACGGCCTACGTCGTCACCAAGTTCCTCGGGACACGCATCTACATTCGGAAGTGGGGCGGGTTCGTGGACGGCACGTCTACCGAGACCCTGACCAAGCTGGCCGAGATCGCACGGGACGAGAAGGTCAATCTGGTAATGGTCGAAGACAACTTCGGCGACGGCATGTTCCGACAACTCCTGTCGCCGATCCTCGCCCGCAAGCACCCCTGCAAGCTGGAAGGCCACAAGGTTTCCAGCATGAAGGAGAAGCGGATCGTCGGCGCGCTTGAGCCGGTCATGAAGCAACACCGTCTGGTCATCGACCTTGCCGTGGTGCGTGAAGACCTCAAGGCAGACAGCCTACGCCGGGGCCTGTTCCAAATGACCAACATGACCGTCGTTCGCGGCGCCCTTCGCCATGACGACCGCATCGACGTGCTGGCCCAAGCCGCCGAATACTGGCGTCCATACCTCAACGCGGATGAGGAAAAGCACGAGCGTCAGCACCTCGACAGACTGGACCGGGAGTTCGAAAAGAAGTTCTTCGCCGGGACGAATGTCGGCTCTCTATTGAATAAGGGCAGGGTCCGCGCCCGTGGAAGACGGATGCGTTAG
- a CDS encoding DNA-methyltransferase, whose product MKLTARLFNADCLVAMTKLADESVDLIAVDLPYGVSVEAWDKIIPMDKMFGEFRRILSPTGNIVMTAQGRFSAALIAAAPDLYCYSMIWAKTRKTQHLHKDYRVLAQHEDVLVFAKGGMGNNAKVHPTYNPQGLTELDKPVTSRNSLNKDTFYKLSGPSAQRGRNQTHTNWPTSILFFPSVGAKEKVKGKGNAPQTQKPVALMDYLIRTFSNEGDTVLDCTMGSGTTGVAALQAGRHFIGIEISPRFFENTEARLRAAAPDADFDIRVGAAPIERSTTSLLAEVMERKRAEYRAFKEREKAAKTAA is encoded by the coding sequence TTGAAGCTGACTGCCCGCCTTTTCAACGCTGACTGCCTCGTCGCCATGACGAAGCTGGCCGACGAGTCCGTGGACCTGATCGCTGTGGACCTGCCGTATGGAGTGTCGGTCGAGGCGTGGGATAAGATCATCCCGATGGACAAGATGTTCGGAGAGTTCCGCCGCATCCTCTCCCCCACTGGCAACATCGTCATGACGGCACAAGGCCGGTTCTCGGCCGCGCTGATCGCGGCGGCTCCTGACCTCTACTGCTACTCGATGATCTGGGCGAAGACGCGCAAGACGCAGCATCTGCATAAAGACTATCGCGTCCTCGCCCAGCATGAGGATGTCTTGGTCTTTGCCAAGGGCGGGATGGGGAACAACGCCAAGGTCCACCCGACGTATAACCCGCAGGGTCTGACTGAATTGGACAAGCCGGTCACGTCCCGAAACAGCCTTAACAAGGATACGTTCTACAAGTTGAGCGGGCCGTCCGCGCAGCGGGGTCGCAATCAAACCCACACGAACTGGCCGACGAGCATCCTGTTCTTCCCGAGTGTCGGCGCAAAGGAAAAGGTGAAGGGCAAGGGCAATGCGCCCCAGACCCAAAAGCCCGTCGCCCTTATGGACTACTTGATCCGCACCTTTTCGAACGAAGGCGACACGGTGCTGGATTGCACCATGGGGAGCGGCACGACGGGCGTCGCCGCCCTGCAAGCTGGCCGTCACTTCATCGGCATTGAGATCAGCCCTCGGTTCTTCGAGAACACGGAAGCGCGCCTTCGTGCTGCTGCACCTGATGCAGACTTTGACATCCGCGTTGGCGCGGCCCCTATCGAGCGTTCCACCACGTCGTTGTTGGCCGAAGTGATGGAGCGCAAGCGCGCCGAATATCGCGCATTCAAGGAGCGCGAGAAGGCGGCGAAGACCGCCGCCTAA
- a CDS encoding helix-turn-helix domain-containing protein — protein sequence MSRIIISPIDGQIGKTIRERRVALGLSQAELGAALGVTFQQIQKYEKGANRISASTLLRAAQALQCSVADLYCDPDPTGHSPSERAILKLWAQLGEPERNAVAAMIREFIKR from the coding sequence ATGAGTCGAATCATCATTTCTCCAATCGATGGCCAAATCGGCAAAACGATACGCGAACGTCGAGTTGCTCTCGGACTTTCGCAAGCGGAGCTTGGAGCCGCGCTTGGTGTGACTTTTCAGCAAATCCAGAAATATGAAAAAGGTGCGAATCGCATTTCGGCTTCGACCCTCCTACGAGCTGCTCAGGCCCTTCAATGCAGTGTGGCTGATCTCTATTGCGATCCAGACCCCACCGGCCATTCCCCGTCTGAACGGGCGATCTTGAAGCTGTGGGCGCAACTCGGTGAGCCTGAACGGAACGCAGTTGCGGCGATGATCCGGGAGTTCATCAAACGATAA
- a CDS encoding ferritin-like domain-containing protein yields the protein MAEKTLETLFHDTLKDIYYAERKILKSLPKMARAAQSPELKAAFEKHKEQTEGQIERLQQVFEIIGKAPRGKTCDAIEGILAEGDEIMEEYKDNPALDAGLLAAAQAVEHYEITRYGTLRRWANVLGLNDAAALLEETLNEESQTDEDLTSIADAAVNADAMMKSA from the coding sequence ATGGCCGAGAAAACACTCGAAACCCTGTTCCACGACACCCTTAAGGATATCTATTATGCAGAACGGAAAATCCTGAAATCGCTGCCTAAAATGGCGCGCGCCGCTCAATCACCCGAACTGAAGGCTGCGTTTGAAAAGCACAAAGAGCAGACTGAAGGGCAAATCGAACGGCTGCAACAGGTCTTCGAGATTATCGGGAAGGCCCCGCGAGGCAAGACGTGCGACGCCATCGAGGGCATTCTTGCCGAGGGTGATGAGATCATGGAGGAATATAAGGATAATCCCGCTCTGGATGCCGGTCTGCTGGCCGCAGCCCAAGCCGTCGAACATTACGAGATTACGCGCTACGGCACTCTGCGACGTTGGGCGAACGTGCTGGGCCTAAACGATGCTGCCGCGCTGCTCGAAGAGACTTTGAACGAAGAGTCGCAAACCGACGAAGACCTCACGAGCATTGCCGACGCCGCTGTGAACGCTGACGCTATGATGAAATCTGCATAA
- the flbT gene encoding flagellar biosynthesis repressor FlbT yields the protein MALKLSLKPGEKFVLNGAVVQNGDRRGVLILQNRASVLREKDIMQAEDVTTPARRIYFPIMMMYLDESSASKFFDELALRITEFMGATHNPDILAECVSASRHVLAREYYKALMSARKIVEYEERVLNVASGLHSGDSEG from the coding sequence ATGGCCTTGAAGCTGTCGCTAAAACCCGGCGAGAAGTTCGTTTTGAATGGCGCCGTGGTCCAGAACGGCGATCGTCGCGGCGTGTTGATCCTTCAAAACCGCGCCAGCGTCCTGCGCGAGAAGGACATCATGCAGGCCGAGGACGTCACCACGCCCGCACGCCGCATCTATTTCCCGATCATGATGATGTATCTGGACGAGAGTTCGGCCTCGAAGTTTTTTGACGAACTCGCTCTGCGGATCACCGAATTCATGGGCGCGACGCACAACCCGGACATTCTGGCCGAATGCGTCTCGGCCTCGCGTCATGTGCTGGCGCGCGAATATTACAAGGCCCTGATGTCGGCGCGTAAGATTGTCGAGTATGAAGAGAGAGTGCTGAATGTCGCTTCAGGCCTACACAGCGGCGACAGCGAGGGCTGA